TTACCGGGGCCTTTTCctcgggcgggcggcggtggccaAGCTGCGCATCCCGAAGCGGTACCGCCACCCGGCGCTGGAGGAGCGGCTGAGCCGGCGGCGCACGGCACAGGAGGCGCGGTCGCTGCTGCGGTGCCGGCGGGCAGGTGggccccgggagcggcggggccgggccgcggcggtgTGAGGCGAGGCTACCCTGACAGGAGAGGCACTCCTGGGGGCCGGGTGCCTCCGTGCCCCCCGGTCTGCACGTCTCTCAGAGCAGATAATAGACATTTGGTGGCTTTCCTGCATCATCCACAAGGATGCCGGTGGTTTCTTCTCATCCCGGGGCGACCTGCTCTGCTTTTTCAGAGTAgtcgtcccgtcccgtcccgccccccccgccaaaaaaaaacccGCAGTTGTCCTCGGCCAGAAAGGCCCTATGCGTGTTTTTCCAGGGAGTCTAGCCCCAGGAGGGGCTGATCCTACTGCCAAGCTCGAGCTGCCGGTGGGATTTAAGGCTGGAGGCCAGCAGAGCGTGGGTTGGAACCCAGAGGTTGACGAAGGGCATTCCTCCATGTGGGTTATCAGTGGCCGGGGGTGTTCTCAATTGGCATTTCTGGCTAAGGCTTGTattggttgtgttttgttcttaaagTTGGAAAATCCTGTAAATTAACCACTAGTGTTTcgtttgttctgttttttttttttttttttttaaatagggattTCAGCTCCAGTGGTCTACTTTGTGGATTATGTCACCAACTCCATATACCTTGAAGATATTGTAGACTCAATTACTGTTCAAGATCATATTAATTCTCTACAGCAGAGTGGAAATGATACCAGTAGCCTCCTTATCTTAGCAGAGAAGATGGGTGAGCTGTTAGCGAGAATGCATGATGAAGATCTTATACACGGGGATCTTACAACTTCCAATATACTTCTGCGACCACCCACGGAGAAGCTGGACTTGGTACTGATAGACTTTGGACTCAGTTTTATTTCGGGTCTTCCGGAGGATAAAGGAGTTGATTTGTATGTTCTGGAGAAAGCTTTCCTCAGTACTCATCCAGATACTGAAGCTATGTTTAAAACTCTGCTAAAGACCTATGCAGCTACATCTAAAAAATCTGGTCCCGTGATCAAAAGGCTGGATGAAGTACGACTAAGGGGAAGGAAGAGATCCATGGTTGGGTAGAAGAGAGCAGGCTTAGGGACGGAGAAATGTTGCTACTTAGTTTCTGCAAATGTGGTTATTTATACTTCtagttggttttatttcagagttGACTATTTTGATAACTGTGTCTACAAATAAATAAGTTTGAATGAGTTTAAGTGTCATAAAGTAACCAAAGCAATTGTGAGATGGGAGCACTGATAAGACAGAAACAACTAAGGGTTACCTCTTTTgtaaatgttaaatatttcttctaaaaagTAGTTTACAGTGTCATTCAGCTCGCCCTCTTTGTGTGGTTAGAATCATACCAAGTAATCTTTCTCAGCCTGTGGACTCTGGATTTGTGTGAGGTACGAGAGACCTGAGGATACCAGAGCATCTACAGAAggtaattaagaaaaacaaatgtgttatttttctcaGAATACTTTACAACAAAGTGTTTAAAACCATTATAAATGATGCTACATGTCCTGAAAACTGAGTTCCGGGAGGTAAGCAACGCGGAAATACAGTGCTGAACATAAGACAGGTTCATTTTCTTCCAGcagtaattttgtcttttttaacttTCAGTTGATGGTCTTTCCTTAAGCAAATATAAAAATTGTTAATCAAAAACAGTTTTCTGCTGAGAAACTTCCACTTTAAGCGAGCAGTCTGCTGTAAATTGCCATTATTTGGAGCTTTGTTAGAGGGGCTGTTTGTATTGAGGTGGCCTGCCTAGGTAGGCAGTTGGCAGAGGTAGGCACTGGCTTTTTTGGTAGCGTTTTCTCTATGTTACTTGATTTTCTGGGTTACTATCTAATAGTGTCAATGTAAGATGGCTCAGAGGAAAAACTTATAAACCCCAGAGTAGGTGGGTTTGAAGGTAATCGGTCCTTTGTGTTGTAAGGAGGATGGGGTGAGTGTGCTGGGTGAGTGTGTGAGCTCTATCATTTACTTTAGATAATGATTTGAAAGAAACGGTGAACTTCTCCCAGGGCGATTTGCTGTtgggcagcctctgcccctcCGGGAAGATGATCGGAAGATCCTCTTCCATTACGCTGTCACTTGTGctctacctgaaaatgcttccgCTAAAGAGGGAGCGAGCCATGTGGGTGTGTGGTTCCTCAATGGCAGTGTCCCTTCCATCAGGTCACAGCCCTCCGGAGgtgtaaaagcagcagcaaaaagcggtgggggggtcctggtgggcacagccctgcctggctggggacatggggatggggggcttCTTCCTACCTGCTTAAAGCAAAGCAGCCTGAGCAAACCCCGGCCTAGGGACGCGTCAGGAGGGAACGGGGCCAGCGGTAGCGCGCTGGCTGGGGACCGGGCCCCAGCTGGGGGGCTCGAggtggggagagcagcagggcagcatcccggggacacggggaggggcgggggcggggcgggcgctgggAAGGACAAGGCGCTGCCGAAAGCAATCACTTACTCCATGCGGTGGCGCCGCCGTAGCGGCGCTGGTCGGAAATACAGAGGTCGTTGGTTCGCGGCGGCGCAAGTGTCCTAGCGCGGCGGGCTGCCTGTGCCCGCTGCGCATTCACCTCTTGCCACAGGAGCCGCCTGGGCGAGTGCCCGGCCCCGGCGTGGGGACCTGGGTTCCACCGCCCAGCCACAGCTTTGGACCACCTCCCCCCGGCTCTCTGCTGTGGTGTATATTCTGTTTTCATTGCTTGCGTGCCCAGCCACAGCTTTGGATCCCCCTCTGCCATGGTGTGTGTTCTGTTTTCATTGCCTGTGTGCACCAGCCGTGCTTGCCCCGGCATGGCACAGCCATGGGGGCAAGAAGAAGGAGCTGTGTTTCCGTGCAGTGGGTTTTTAGAAGCTGCTGCAGATGCCGCACGCTGTCCTGCCTGCTTGGAGAGCAAACGCAACAGCCCAAGCCGTGCATGATGACTCAAAACAGTGCTCCCCAGGTGGCTCTGGGTGGCCCATGGTGCTCCATCCGCCACGGTGGGAGCAGGTGGATGTGGGCTAACGAGTCCCCTACTAAGGCTTGATCTGAGCCCTGAATCCCGGACCCACTGAGGGGAGGCAGCATGCCTAAACCTCCCTGCCCGCCGTCCCCCACCTGTACAAACACCGCTTTGACTCTCTCCTGGTGATGCCGGGGCTGAGTGATGTTTGTAAAGCCCTTTGAAGAAGCCTGTTTCTAACTGTCAGTATGTTTATTAAAATGCAGCTCTCCCTGCGGGACCGCAGAGTAGAAACAAAGCTGATCGACTGCAagtttttgtggctggcgcggtgctcGGAGATGAACTGGTAATGAAAACTGAGATTACTGGTAATGTAAAGcaagatgttttgctttttcactgcaTGATAAAACTCCTCCTTGTTACATAAGTGTTACTTCTTGCACATCTGTGTGACGGCTTGTTGATATTCCCTCTTGATCACCCCGATGTGTCTGTATGGGTTGCTGTGGTGAATGTGGGGCTATTGCTGTTTGAGGGTGGACAAATCACAGCAGGTGCCGGTCCAGCGAAGGGGACGCTCTGGACCTGCAAAACGTCCACCCGCATCTTCTTGCAGCCACAGCTGTGTCGCTGGTTGGGCCTGTGGGAGCAGCTTCTTGGATGAAAAGCTCTGATTCCTTGGCTGGTTTGCAAGGCAGGTGGAATTTCCAGTCCTGGCTGGACTGCGGATAGCTTGTCTTGCTGCTGTGTTAGCTTTCAGTGCATCTGCATGGTCATAAGCAACACCcaaattactattattattgatATAATTTGCCATTGCATTATTAATACTCAGGCTTTATCTGTCCGCTTATTGTTCGGTGACACTCCAGTGTGCATGCGTTCTCATAAGTAAAATAGgactcctgttttccttctttttttgtggtgggttttttttttttttgatgaatagTTTATCCACTGCAAATGCAGTTTCAAGCCACCAATATTCTTTCAGAGTTTGGTCTGGCTTTTTACAAAgtcttgaaaacattttgcaacCAAGTTTAGCTCAACTGAGTTTTGAAGGAAACCCGATAAAATAAGAACTACTCTTTTAAgtgaaattgaaagaaaattgtCTTTGGAAAGTGATAAATTGTCTTTTTGGCTAGAAGCCCAAGCTTCTTTTTAACTTGGAGCAACTCTCTGTCTTGTTTTGTATTTGCACTGCCGGCCAAAGCAGCCCAGCGCTCAGTGCCACCCTCTTCAGAGCGCGAGTCGCACCCTGAGCACGGACACAGCGCTGTGTGACACCGGGACAAGCGGTGATGTCCTGCCCTGGCTGACCCCGAGGGGCCGTTCCCTCCGGCCCCAAAGGCTGTGTTGGCCTTcatcccccccagaccctcccggGGGGCTCCAAGGGGTGCCGGGGGTGTGCAGGGTGATGGCTCACGTTGCACCCGGCCACTGGGGGTCTCTCTGCCACCGTCGCTAGCACCGGAAAAAACTTTATACTTGGGAAAAATGTTCTCTcgacagaaaatatttataactgTGTGCTGTTGGTCACTCTGGGTCTTTCTGCTGCTTGAATCTTCCTGCTTTTAAGAATGAATTGTCTCAGGGGACCAACTCCAGGCCTGCCAGGAACAACTTCATTTTCAGGGGCTTCCCAGCACCTGCCCGATCTTACAACACACCCGGGTATAACGTGAAGTGCCACGAACACAAGGAGTGTGCAAATAAGGTGtggaaagaggaataaaaggaAGTAGAGGAGTGCCAGAGTGCCATCAGCAGAATTTGCAGCATCAGGATTTCAGAGGAAATCAGTGGTTATTGACGGGGTTGCCTTTTTGTGTATTTTGGAGTCTGACTAGTGCCAGTGATTTCCCGCGTGGAAGTGGGGAGCCAGCTTGCGAGCTCGGGGTTCCCAGCCTGACTTCAGCTTGCAGTAATAACAGCAAGTTCTGTTTTGCCCACTGATGCCACAGGTGCATTTAATGGGGATTTTTGGAAGTAGATGTGAGTTGGTGCTATAGGAGCGCTAGGAGGAAAAACAGACCTGGAGGAAAACACATAGGAGCGTGGcaagaaagaggaatgaaaatgCAGTTGCATAACCTGGGTGTGCTGTTACCGTGACTTTTGGACAGTGGCTGCTCTGTGCCGGCAGTTACTGTGTGTATATGTAAAAACTGTGCATACAAGCTATACCGTGTAGGTTTTTTTTGAGTGAACCTTTTTTAGTCTAGGCCTTGATGTCTGCAGGAAATtgatattttccagttttgcaaGATGCAAAACACTGATAACCTTTTgcgaccccccccctcccatcGCTGCTGATAGGAAACCAAATTAGTGcaataaaagcataaaagctCATTTGTAACCCAGAGTTCACTATGTGAGGGTCACTACAGATAAATAAATCCTCTCCCCGGCCCGAGCACAAGCTGGGTCCCACAGTGGTCCCTTCGGGCACTACGCAGCACCTCTTTCTTTTGTGCTTAGCTAAACTTACTCTGAAAGTAACGGAGAAGGGGTCTGAGCCCAGTGATGGCTGGGGAGCATGGGGAGCGGTACAGTgagggcagctgctgctggcgctggaaATGGGGGTGGTAGAGACAAGGAAACTAATTAATTAAACCTTAATTGTCAGCTGAAGTCCTGGAAGGCCGAGGGAACCAGCATGTAGCCCCCGCACGATGCTTTGGGGTGGGAGCGCTGAGCGCTGAGCCCAGAGGGGccgggtgggatgggatgggacgtgACTCGTGTCTCGGAGGGGGAATGTGCTCCTGTTCCCCTCGCCCTCCGCACTGGCAGAAGTCTGTACCTTTGTAAGAGAAAGAACAGACTGTGGCATTGATGGCTTATTAttcttttgaagctttttttaaCTTAGAAGGCTGATTTTGAGAGGAAAAGCTTTGTAGAGCTCCTTTGGTCCGGCACGTGGCACACACTCATATACGTGCTCCCGGTCTGATGGGTCTATTGGGTAAACTGGACCTGTTTTAAGCAGTTGGGTTGTTTTGATGGgctgaattttgctttcaggtCCTTAGCCATCCAGCCTCCCATCCTCTCGGTCATGCATCACTACCCAAGTGATAAAGCAGCTTATGCTACCATAGCCCAGTGTGGGGGCATCAAGGTGGCACAGGAGTCCcctactcatttttttttttttatcatgatGACTTTTTATTCACGTAATTTAGCAGttaaagaaaagcaagatatAAATCCCCATAGCTTTCCCTCAGTCAGCTCTGTGCTTTCTTCTGGGCCCCAAAAGAAGGCGCACTtgccagcggggctgggcagccaTGGGGCCAGGAGCCAGGCGGATGCCGGATCCTGGCTTTGCCAGCGGCCCCTGGTAGTGCCCGGCAAAAGCTTTTGTGTCCGTTCCGCTACTTGAAAAGAGCTGCAGTGGTGATGCTGTCATCCTCTAGCCCCTGCCTGGGATGGGTGTGGGGATTAACTGGTTTGTTACTATTTGTGCACAACTAAATATATATGCCGttaaggagaggggagggaacaGAGGTGGGTCCCGACCGGGAGCAGAGTCTGTTTAGACAGGGGTACAGTCCTGTCTCTAGTGCCGATGGTACCACCACAGTCTTCCTCTCTGATTTCTTGTTCCCTGCGTGACAGTGATTCATGGTTTTTACAAGCCGGGGAGAGCTTCCCTCGGAGGGATCTGCTTTTTTATCCAGTGCGTTTGACTCCAACTTCTTCGATGCTCTCGGAGTGACCTGCCTGGAGGCAGCAATTCTCCAGAGAGATGATTAATTGTGGAAAGGGAAGAGTTTCTCTGctgaacatgatttttttttttaatacatctttcACATGCATGGGGCCAACTCACCCATGTTTTGAGTATGTTTTAAAGCACTCAGGATGCTGGTGAGGTACCAAGTCAGGGGGttattttgctttccctttttccccctcattaCTCAGCTTCGCTTAGCCTCCAATGGCGACAATCCAGGCGAtgcaaaaagcagagagaaaatccAGCTCCCTTGACTTTGATCTCTTGCTCAACTTGATGGTGCCTCCGCTTGGTTTCCTGTGGTGTCTGCCTCTCACTTGGGCTCCCCGCAGTCAGAGGGACACCCGCAACCTCTGCAGCGCTCGCGGAGATTTACCTCGGTCCAGGGCAGGGCATCCTCTCCTGCCCCATGTACTCGCCCATTTTCTTTCTGATGTCCCTGAcgcagggcagagctggcagggaaatCTGCCCTCGGAGTTAGAACTGGgcagcttttgtgttttctttttgactCATGATTGAAGCATCCTTAACTGCATGAGTCTGGCCTGGTTATTTTAAGGGCAGCCAGGGTATAGTCATGCTACTCGCTTGCTTCTTGGGCTCACACTTGTGCGAGCCAAGactttgtctcctgcttttcCGGTATTTCCCATGGCTCTATCCCGCTCCGCGCCACTGgccttttgtttggttgtgttcccttatttttaatgaaaaaaaaaaaaaaggagcatttcaCATGGCACTGCAAACAACTTGTCAAACCTCTGAGTCACTGGTTAAATTGAATTGTCAAAAGAATCACAGCTCCctgttttcctcatgtttttgaGTTTTTCATGATGTGTATTTGTGTACTGTTTCTGTCCCTGGAGCAGAAATATTTGATAACTAAACCAGAtatttgggtgttttttcctAGCAGTCACTTGTACTATTTCTTTATATTTAGAAGTATTGTGCCCACGTTATTAGCACAGCCAGGTGCTATTTGATGGCCTGCAACATCCAGATGGTCAAACCGAATGAGCTCTTGTACCACCGGAGTTTTTGAACCACTTTTGAATTGTCTCTGTTGCCGAACCCCGCTGGCtgcaaaagctggggaaaaatggTGAGATGGGGGGGCTAGACACAATCTGGGGGTTGTGGGGCAGTatagggggcagaagggcagtatggtggggcgggggggtatAGCAGGGCGGTATAGGGGGCGGAAGGGCGGtatggtggggcgggggggtatAGCAGGGCGGTATAGGGGGCGGAAGGGCGGtatggtggggcgggggggtatAGCAGGGCGGTATAGGGGGCGGAAGGGCGGtatggtggggcgggggggtatAGCAGGGCGGTATAGGGGGCGGAAGGGCGGtatggtggggcgggggggtatAGCAGGGCGGTATAGGGGGCGGAAGGGCGGtatggtggggcgggggggtatAGCAGGGCGGTATAGGGGGCGGAAGGGCGGtatggtggggcgggggggtatAGCAGGGCGGTATAGGGGGCGGAAGGGCGGtatggtggggcgggggggtatAGCAGGGCGGT
The genomic region above belongs to Larus michahellis chromosome 12, bLarMic1.1, whole genome shotgun sequence and contains:
- the TP53RK gene encoding EKC/KEOPS complex subunit TP53RK — translated: MAAAEAEVVGLRSGMAGAGVGAMAAGPAMAEAEAAGPAMAEAGAAGPAMAEAGAAGPVVAEAVPPPPLPGLQLVRQGAEACVYRGLFLGRAAVAKLRIPKRYRHPALEERLSRRRTAQEARSLLRCRRAGISAPVVYFVDYVTNSIYLEDIVDSITVQDHINSLQQSGNDTSSLLILAEKMGELLARMHDEDLIHGDLTTSNILLRPPTEKLDLVLIDFGLSFISGLPEDKGVDLYVLEKAFLSTHPDTEAMFKTLLKTYAATSKKSGPVIKRLDEVRLRGRKRSMVG